In Nitrobacteraceae bacterium AZCC 1564, the following proteins share a genomic window:
- a CDS encoding DNA-binding transcriptional LysR family regulator (product_source=COG0583; cath_funfam=1.10.10.10,3.40.190.10; cog=COG0583; pfam=PF00126,PF03466; superfamily=46785,53850) — protein sequence MLIPFNRLDLNLLRVFDAVMEERSVLRAGQRLCVSQSAVSHALARLRDVLGDDLFVRTPTGMQPTARALTMAPLIREAWKSLEAAIGLPKFEPASSTRRFTIAVSDFGTLIMMPQLLSLLRREAPLVDLVIRPDAQIDIAEQIDLGLIDIAIGTFGDVPARFRSRSLFAYDDVLLSNASWRSNRLSLEELSDLSIVTVSLHGEHEGAVDGFVSIRGLSRRSDMYDRLALERAFSGSQRSPRVAVSLPHFLALPALLQNCDLVAIVPRPLGQSLARMHALSIHELPYKTSSLHVSALWHERNANDETQEWLRGMLMRASEVLRVRLIEVETPALQVKRAHRALEVISLPRTQNARHDPRQVDAL from the coding sequence ATGCTGATACCTTTCAACAGGCTCGATCTGAACCTGCTCCGTGTGTTCGATGCGGTGATGGAAGAACGAAGCGTGCTGCGCGCGGGGCAGCGGCTATGCGTCAGCCAGTCCGCCGTCAGTCACGCCCTCGCCCGGCTGAGAGACGTGCTCGGCGACGATTTGTTTGTACGTACGCCCACCGGGATGCAGCCGACCGCCCGGGCGCTGACCATGGCCCCCTTGATCCGCGAGGCATGGAAATCGCTGGAGGCGGCGATCGGATTGCCGAAATTCGAGCCCGCCAGTTCGACGCGGCGCTTCACCATCGCGGTCAGCGATTTCGGCACCCTGATCATGATGCCTCAACTCCTCAGTTTATTGAGGCGCGAGGCGCCGCTCGTCGATCTGGTGATCCGCCCGGATGCGCAAATCGACATCGCCGAACAGATCGATCTCGGATTGATCGATATCGCCATCGGGACGTTTGGTGATGTGCCTGCGCGGTTCCGGTCTCGCTCGCTCTTTGCATATGACGATGTTCTTCTCAGCAATGCGTCTTGGCGCTCAAACAGGCTTTCGCTTGAAGAACTCTCCGACCTCTCCATCGTAACCGTGTCGTTGCACGGCGAACACGAAGGCGCCGTCGATGGCTTTGTTTCCATACGGGGCCTCAGCCGCCGATCGGACATGTACGATCGCCTCGCCCTTGAGCGGGCCTTTTCCGGATCGCAACGCAGCCCGCGGGTCGCGGTGTCGCTGCCGCACTTCCTGGCGCTTCCGGCCCTGCTTCAGAACTGTGACCTCGTGGCCATCGTCCCGCGGCCGCTCGGTCAATCGCTGGCGCGTATGCACGCGTTATCGATCCACGAATTGCCCTACAAGACATCCTCGTTGCACGTGAGCGCGCTCTGGCATGAACGTAATGCGAATGACGAGACGCAGGAGTGGCTGCGCGGAATGCTGATGCGCGCCAGCGAGGTGCTGCGTGTTCGATTGATCGAGGTCGAGACGCCAGCGCTTCAGGTGAAGCGCGCTCATCGCGCGCTTGAAGTCATTTCACTTCCGCGCACACAGAACGCAAGACATGATCCGCGGCAAGTCGACGCGCTGTGA
- a CDS encoding putative MFS family arabinose efflux permease (product_source=COG2814; cath_funfam=1.20.1250.20; cog=COG2814; pfam=PF07690; superfamily=103473; transmembrane_helix_parts=Outside_1_3,TMhelix_4_26,Inside_27_32,TMhelix_33_55,Outside_56_69,TMhelix_70_87,Inside_88_93,TMhelix_94_116,Outside_117_131) has translation MPGAIFALAVATFAIGTTEFVIVGLLPGIATDLGVSIPTAGLLVSLYALAITLGTPIVSALTGGLPRRSLAITLMVVFAATNLSAALAPNYSTLLLLRIVMAVAHGVFFGVGAACATASCPSRGPAAPLPR, from the coding sequence ATGCCAGGTGCCATTTTTGCTCTTGCTGTTGCGACGTTCGCCATCGGGACGACCGAGTTTGTGATCGTTGGTCTGCTCCCGGGCATCGCAACAGATCTGGGCGTCTCCATTCCCACCGCCGGCCTTCTTGTCAGTCTTTATGCCCTTGCGATCACGCTTGGCACGCCGATTGTTTCCGCGCTCACCGGGGGCCTGCCCCGGCGGAGCCTCGCGATCACGCTCATGGTGGTGTTCGCCGCAACAAATCTCTCCGCAGCTCTCGCCCCCAACTACAGCACGCTGCTCCTCTTGCGCATCGTGATGGCGGTCGCGCACGGCGTGTTCTTCGGCGTCGGTGCGGCGTGCGCCACTGCCTCGTGTCCAAGTCGCGGGCCGGCAGCGCCGTTGCCGCGATGA
- a CDS encoding signal transduction histidine kinase (product_source=COG0642; cath_funfam=1.10.287.130,3.30.565.10; cog=COG0642; pfam=PF00512,PF02518,PF14417; smart=SM00387,SM00388; superfamily=47384,55874), with protein MSMTAPELRTTDVDIFGDMLAWGSHFCLFYETKEDLLDALVSYCKSGLERGEYCLWIVAEPLTIEDAKEALRDAMPDLDRHFAALSIELVRARDWYLKDGAFDNDHVARGLDERLARVAANGHAGVRVTGDMSWLVEDSRPHCQFKLWKDFCEHEDGINGFIANKRVAGLCTYPLAACGAAEIMDVVRTHQFAIARRHGAWELVETASLKQAKAEIKRINEELEQRVMERTSELLLVFEDLHEAQVELKRANRVTMMGQMAASIVHEVNQPIAAAMTNAYAALRWLDTNPPDFGEVRQALDQIIKAGNRASDVIGRIQDLVKKAPLHRDGVELNDMIHDVIALIHGEVVKSGVCVRTQLMEGLPLIQGDRIQLQQVMLNLIINAVEAIKGMSDGPRELIICTARDTSSSAVLVTVQDTGPGMKPESLNRLFDPFYTTKPGGMGMGLSICRSIVEAHGGRVWATSSQGVGATVQFTLPVSEGLVDRI; from the coding sequence ATGAGCATGACGGCCCCCGAACTGCGGACAACGGACGTTGATATTTTTGGCGATATGCTCGCCTGGGGTTCTCACTTCTGTCTGTTTTATGAAACCAAGGAGGATCTGCTCGACGCGCTGGTCTCCTATTGCAAGTCCGGGTTGGAGCGCGGCGAATATTGCCTCTGGATCGTTGCCGAACCACTGACAATCGAAGATGCGAAGGAAGCACTGAGAGATGCGATGCCTGATCTCGACCGCCACTTCGCGGCGCTCAGCATCGAACTTGTGCGGGCTCGCGACTGGTATCTCAAAGATGGCGCGTTCGATAACGATCACGTGGCGCGGGGCCTCGATGAGAGGCTCGCGCGTGTCGCCGCGAACGGCCACGCCGGTGTGCGGGTGACGGGTGATATGAGCTGGCTGGTGGAGGATTCGCGACCCCATTGCCAGTTCAAGCTCTGGAAGGACTTTTGCGAGCACGAAGATGGCATCAACGGCTTCATCGCCAACAAGCGGGTGGCCGGGCTCTGCACCTATCCGTTGGCGGCGTGCGGCGCGGCTGAAATCATGGATGTCGTTCGCACCCATCAGTTCGCCATCGCGCGGCGGCACGGGGCTTGGGAACTGGTTGAAACCGCAAGCCTCAAACAAGCCAAGGCGGAAATCAAACGCATCAACGAGGAGCTTGAGCAACGCGTGATGGAACGCACCAGCGAGCTGCTGCTGGTGTTCGAGGATTTGCACGAAGCACAGGTCGAACTCAAGCGCGCCAATCGCGTCACCATGATGGGGCAGATGGCGGCCTCCATTGTCCACGAAGTCAACCAGCCGATCGCGGCCGCGATGACCAATGCCTATGCCGCCTTGCGATGGCTGGATACCAATCCGCCTGACTTCGGCGAGGTCCGGCAGGCGCTCGACCAGATCATCAAGGCCGGCAACCGCGCCAGCGATGTCATCGGGCGCATACAGGATCTGGTCAAGAAGGCGCCGCTGCATAGGGACGGCGTTGAGCTCAACGACATGATTCACGATGTCATTGCGTTGATCCATGGCGAGGTGGTGAAGAGCGGCGTCTGCGTGCGGACGCAGCTCATGGAAGGCTTGCCGCTCATTCAAGGCGACAGGATCCAGCTGCAACAGGTGATGCTGAATTTGATCATCAACGCCGTTGAAGCCATAAAGGGCATGAGCGATGGGCCGCGCGAGCTGATCATCTGCACCGCGCGAGATACATCGTCGAGCGCGGTGCTCGTCACCGTGCAGGACACGGGCCCGGGAATGAAGCCGGAGAGTCTCAATCGCCTGTTCGATCCGTTCTACACCACCAAGCCCGGCGGCATGGGCATGGGCCTATCGATCTGCCGTTCGATTGTCGAGGCGCATGGCGGGCGCGTCTGGGCCACCAGCTCGCAAGGCGTCGGCGCCACCGTTCAGTTCACGCTGCCTGTGAGTGAGGGCTTAGTGGATCGGATTTGA
- a CDS encoding FixJ family two-component response regulator (product_source=COG4566; cath_funfam=3.40.50.2300; cog=COG4566; pfam=PF00072; smart=SM00448; superfamily=52172), with translation MRSMGFSVEAFSCGPDFLNSPNVGCTACLIADVHMPEMTGLDLYHHLSSHGHVIPTILITGYPSEGVRALALEAGVISYLVKPFTESDLLDSVRDALDQKK, from the coding sequence ATGCGATCGATGGGATTTTCCGTCGAGGCATTTTCGTGTGGCCCGGACTTCCTGAACTCACCCAACGTCGGGTGCACCGCGTGCCTGATCGCAGATGTTCATATGCCTGAAATGACCGGGCTTGATCTCTATCACCACCTGTCATCGCATGGTCATGTGATCCCGACGATCCTCATCACCGGTTACCCAAGCGAGGGCGTGCGCGCGCTCGCTCTTGAAGCAGGCGTGATCAGTTATCTCGTCAAGCCGTTCACCGAATCCGATCTGCTCGATAGCGTTCGGGATGCTCTCGATCAGAAAAAATAG
- a CDS encoding FixJ family two-component response regulator (product_source=COG4566; cath_funfam=1.10.10.10,3.40.50.2300; cog=COG4566; pfam=PF00072,PF00196; smart=SM00421,SM00448; superfamily=52172), with protein sequence MKGNTVASTSSKHPPHVIVIDDDPDMRDALGRLLRSVGLRFALFGSTADFLKADLPHGPLCLVLDVRMPGQSGLDLQRELSSDARRQLPIIFITGHGDIRMSVQAMKGGAIEFLTKPFRDQDLLDAITLGHERDRTWLEHEEELSELQHRYDSLTARERDVMRFVVTGRLNKQIAADLGISEITVKVHRGQVMRKMLAASLPDLARMSDKLNLPLPKPAQLGRAL encoded by the coding sequence GTGAAGGGGAATACTGTGGCATCAACGTCCAGCAAGCACCCCCCACACGTGATCGTGATCGATGATGATCCGGATATGCGCGACGCATTGGGCAGGCTCCTTCGCTCGGTGGGTTTGCGGTTCGCGCTGTTTGGTTCGACCGCCGATTTCCTGAAAGCCGATCTGCCGCATGGTCCGCTCTGTCTGGTGCTCGATGTCCGCATGCCGGGACAAAGTGGGCTTGATTTGCAGCGCGAGCTTTCGAGCGACGCGAGGCGCCAACTGCCGATCATCTTCATTACCGGACATGGCGACATTCGCATGTCGGTGCAGGCGATGAAGGGCGGGGCGATCGAGTTTCTCACCAAACCATTCCGCGATCAGGATCTGCTCGACGCCATCACGCTCGGTCATGAGCGCGATCGCACCTGGCTGGAGCACGAAGAGGAGTTGTCGGAGCTTCAGCACCGTTACGACAGCTTGACCGCGCGTGAGCGGGATGTGATGCGATTTGTGGTGACGGGCCGGCTCAACAAGCAAATCGCCGCGGATCTCGGGATCAGTGAAATCACCGTGAAGGTTCACCGTGGCCAGGTGATGCGGAAAATGCTTGCCGCCTCGCTGCCGGATTTGGCACGCATGTCGGACAAGCTGAATCTGCCGTTGCCAAAGCCGGCGCAGCTGGGGCGCGCGTTGTAA
- a CDS encoding putative MFS family arabinose efflux permease (product_source=COG2814; cath_funfam=1.20.1250.20; cog=COG2814; pfam=PF07690; superfamily=103473; transmembrane_helix_parts=Inside_1_6,TMhelix_7_29,Outside_30_38,TMhelix_39_61,Inside_62_81,TMhelix_82_104,Outside_105_118,TMhelix_119_138,Inside_139_150,TMhelix_151_168,Outside_169_177,TMhelix_178_200,Inside_201_206,TMhelix_207_229,Outside_230_238,TMhelix_239_261,Inside_262_269), whose product MSKSRAGSAVAAMMGGLTIAMVIGVPLGSWIGQLFDWRTPFLIVTALTIIAVLGLVWLLPRDITYQQPAPFLAQLGLLGNRSLAILYLLTAVGFGSTFVVFTFISPLLTNITGVPKGTVNIALLIFGAASFVGNFAGGRLSDLLGTRKAMMIVLCGLIVSFAFIPLAIHHHISIFVIIAIWGVFAFAIPPIMQTGVVATAEQVAPDAIGTASGFNIAAFNLGISAGSYIGGQLLQGPGLLTTPYASIAMAIIVLVITTFALRPQTAPAK is encoded by the coding sequence GTGTCCAAGTCGCGGGCCGGCAGCGCCGTTGCCGCGATGATGGGCGGGCTGACAATTGCCATGGTGATCGGCGTGCCCCTTGGCTCGTGGATCGGCCAGCTCTTCGACTGGCGGACGCCGTTCCTCATCGTCACCGCGCTGACGATCATTGCCGTACTCGGACTCGTATGGCTCTTGCCGCGCGACATCACCTATCAGCAGCCGGCGCCGTTCCTCGCGCAGCTCGGCTTGCTCGGCAATCGAAGCCTTGCGATCCTATATCTGCTCACGGCGGTCGGCTTCGGCAGCACCTTCGTCGTCTTCACCTTTATATCGCCGCTCCTCACCAACATCACCGGCGTGCCGAAGGGGACCGTCAACATCGCGTTGTTGATCTTCGGCGCGGCGTCGTTCGTCGGCAATTTCGCGGGCGGACGCCTGAGCGACCTGCTCGGCACCCGCAAGGCAATGATGATCGTGCTGTGCGGCCTGATCGTCTCGTTCGCCTTCATTCCGCTCGCGATTCACCATCACATTTCGATCTTCGTCATCATCGCGATCTGGGGAGTCTTCGCTTTCGCGATCCCGCCGATCATGCAGACCGGCGTGGTGGCCACAGCAGAGCAAGTCGCGCCCGATGCGATCGGCACGGCCTCCGGGTTCAACATCGCAGCCTTTAATCTTGGCATCTCGGCCGGCTCCTACATCGGTGGCCAACTGCTGCAAGGCCCAGGCCTTCTCACCACGCCCTACGCATCCATTGCCATGGCGATCATCGTACTCGTGATCACGACGTTCGCGCTTCGCCCGCAAACAGCCCCCGCGAAATGA